In a genomic window of Henningerozyma blattae CBS 6284 chromosome 9, complete genome:
- the MUB1 gene encoding MYND-type zinc finger protein MUB1 (similar to Saccharomyces cerevisiae MUB1 (YMR100W); ancestral locus Anc_2.454), with protein sequence MRELNRREILINQTTVNFQDNGYNRLGLISNSNIPLINSLNELTYLVANSELTRETISTDGTLERLIHIMKSCNINIFELLEIDKKIKNKSTNPNELRRLEMLKQSIFSRYSWKWTLCLQCLVLTGSRGTAFIREKIVEVGVIPILATILDNYLLFHKRFNIIKYEKFQYSISTFESETFYQLYRKNDYESYEEFLYYLADPAFTDGYNSKPESDTNWGSDMNSDQIKTANLVNIGLQKALLLTPTMMAETDIPKIWNDSDKIEESYRNSYGTELYSTQFKEDKPLETNDDYTTNNNLYSSSLESNVADDSFRSEEPFSQEYFHTPLIDSPREFLLGRIIPKDDDIIWSLQLLAFLSKYPSLKEHLLDVQLVESLSIRPSLNLFEKRLQVTHQITDDMSLLNINNTKRSSYESCNMKLRDKSSSSETSSSGSDSNIREGNPEIVFALFHNLPPDNKQEEAKEKFTRKSKVTSFKLFNHRFKNFKYHPDDKGLNINGPYQKRREYEAKIAKQYRKTQKINWESPVNATEMNINKESMKLNIFPLVERYTSTKDNTKEAKYWSSVIMRNYCRKDEVMCIRQCGNLFCGEWESYPREFSKCRRCKRTKYCSRECQIKAWKNHRHWCQEAYPSTTTTGTIASNVPIGSVLHTVRPNSNTNVTNFTTNNLVPTAAIATATTTATTTTTNTTTTTTTTTASMATTVATEALFSMEGSNVPMTMLPTRRLQEAVEQPNPIANFLETIFGTDNIGVANDMNSEDNLNTMLNFRSNNEIEERINSPSIDFEEPARDDSNRTTSI encoded by the coding sequence ATGAGAGAATTGAATCGTCGAGAAATTCTTATAAATCAAACTACAGTTAATTTTCAGGATAACGGTTATAATAGACTTGGTTTAATATCGAACTCGAATATTCCTTTAATTAACTCATTGAATGAATTAACTTATTTAGTTGCCAATTCTGAATTAACAAGGGAAACAATATCGACTGATGGTACATTGGAAAGGTTAATACATATTATGAAATCatgtaatattaatatttttgaactCTTAGAgatagataaaaaaatcaaaaataaatcaacaaATCCAAATGAATTAAGAAGATTAGAAATGTTGAAacaatcaatattttcaagatATTCATGGAAATGGACTTTATGCTTACAATGTCTGGTGCTGACTGGGTCAAGGGGTACAGCATTCATTAGAGAAAAGATAGTTGAAGTTGGGGTGATACCTATCTTAGCAACGATCTTAGATAATTATCTTCTCTTTCACAAAcgttttaatattatcaaatatgaaaaatttcaatattcaatttcaaCTTTTGAGAGTGAAactttttatcaattatatagaaaaaatgaTTACGAGAGCTATGAGGAAtttctatattatttggCAGACCCGGCTTTTACCGATGGATATAATTCTAAACCAGAAAGTGATACTAATTGGGGATCTGATATGAACTCTGATCAAATCAAGACGGCAAATTTGGTTAATATTGGATTACAAAAggcattattattaactcCAACAATGATGGCTGAAACTGATATTCCAAAGATTTGGAATGATTCGgataaaattgaagaatctTATAGAAACTCATATGGTACTGAATTATATTCAACTCAATTTAAGGAAGACAAACCTTTAGAGACTAACGATGATTATACAACTAACAACAATTTGTATTCCAGCAGTCTCGAAAGTAATGTAGCTGACGACAGTTTTCGATCTGAAGAACCATTTTCAcaagaatattttcataCACCATTAATTGATTCACCCAGAGAATTTCTTTTAGGTAGGATTATACCAAAGGATGATGATATCATATGGTCATTACAGTTGTTAgcatttttatcaaaatatccCTCTTTGAAAGAGCATCTTTTAGATGTACAATTGGTAGAATCATTATCTATTAGACCTTCTTTGAATCTGTTCGAAAAACGACTACAGGTAACTCATCAAATAACTGATGATATGAGCTTattaaatatcaataatactAAGCGCTCCAGCTATGAATCTTGCAATATGAAACTTAGGGACAAAAGTAGCTCATCTGAGACATCTAGTAGTGGCTCAGACTCAAATATTCGTGAAGGGAATCCAGAAATTGTCTTTGCATTATTTCATAACTTACCACCTGATAACAAGCAAGAGGAAGCAAAGgaaaaatttacaagaaAGTCTAAGGTTACATCTTTCAAACTATTCAACCatagatttaaaaattttaaatatcatCCAGATGATAAAGGcttaaatataaatggTCCGTATCAAAAGAGGCGTGAATATGAGGCTAAGATAGCAAAGCAATATAGAAAAACTCAGAAAATTAATTGGGAGAGCCCGGTAAACGCTACAGAAATGAATATTAACAAAGAATcgatgaaattaaatatctttCCTCTTGTTGAAAGGTATACCTCAACTAAAGACAATACTAAAGAAGCTAAGTATTGGAGTTCAGTAATAATGAGAAATTATTGCAGAAAGGATGAAGTAATGTGTATTCGTCAATGTGGGAATTTATTTTGTGGCGAATGGGAGTCATATCCACGTGAATTTTCCAAATGCCGTCGTTGCAAAAGAACTAAATATTGTTCACGAGAATGCCAGATAAAAGCTTGGAAAAATCACAGACATTGGTGCCAAGAGGCTTATCCCTCTACCACAACTACTGGAACTATTGCTTCTAATGTGCCAATTGGATCTGTCTTACATACCGTTAGACccaattcaaatactaATGTTACTAATTTCACTACTAATAACTTAGTGCCCACTGCCGCTATTGCTACTGCTACTACTACTGCTACTACAACAACGACTAACACTACTACAACTACTACAACTACTACTGCTTCAATGGCAACTACAGTAGCCACTGAGGCATTGTTTTCCATGGAAGGCTCTAATGTTCCAATGACAATGCTACCCACAAGAAGACTCCAAGAGGCTGTCGAACAACCCAATCCAATTGCTAACTTTCTTGAAACTATTTTTGGTACAGATAATATTGGCGTAGCCAATGATATGAATTCTGAAGATAATTTGAATACTATGCTAAATTTTCGTAGCAATAATGAGATAGAAGAACGAATAAACAGTCCAAGCATTGATTTTGAGGAGCCAGCCCGTGATGATTCTAACAGAACGACTAGTATTTAA
- the TBLA0I01350 gene encoding uncharacterized protein (similar to Saccharomyces cerevisiae SSH4 (YKL124W); ancestral locus Anc_2.448), with protein MLLPETFLKELDPNHTANVKRDVTINDYFIANDANSDDPTFTLDLSSLQALLDNMQTKHESEATEGTTNIYIKQNNETTHSYIFPPSFVLLAIFGFLVIVFISSYFKSIEEEEYEQDDDYDYDDDEEEEDAELMRNTRANKYLRLIKMQRKYCPNEDGFLLNGDFNHPSILRMTDPKLRDKRFKKLSVFEKQLYNHCTEFQSKFGPSLKEFGSTLSYADLIKIRDRGLESYFFLPSVNDNIDEMGNFNPSFLINDKLNVSFTKYNRSSSTILNYPVPFNNKKVVYFEVKIYKFPKDSNTIFSIGLMTSPYPYFMIPGRANYSIGYESTGKLFRNNPLGDSSKILPELQEGDTVGFGFKYSTGTIFITHNGNKVLDVAENINLDLYIGIGAINTTLFSSVTSNQFSVSKEKKIELDNESSSSESLIDRIPISKNKKNPSFISSSDVVQLHLNIGQRGYVYPKANAKKYSFGSKHGEIGAPPNYDDALTGHDRLINVCGSNSNYSTLPSTDAIRNIPLPPRYSMENFELNTLSCIDHDEIENDNDTTTIVGQDYEDTHNNDSVSNDVYIGCSSTQPSIDNDIDEVNENIINDCSSQETCIDDTRNEEQDYHKLRHGSNLSDEYLLNQSSVESVNINGLDGPIEERSLLDLPSDTLLPQLINEEIETETKKKKIKKSKK; from the coding sequence ATGCTACTACCTGAAACCTTTCTGAAAGAACTAGACCCTAATCATACTGCTAATGTAAAGAGGGATGTAACTATAAATGATTATTTCATCGCAAATGACGCTAATAGCGATGACCCTACATTTACATTGGATTTATCAAGTTTACAAGCTTTACTAGATAATATGCAAACTAAGCATGAATCTGAAGCCACTGAAGGTactacaaatatatatatcaaacaaaataatgagACCACCcattcatatatatttccCCCTTCTTTTGTTTTGCTAGcaatatttggatttttaGTTATTGTATTTATATCCTCgtattttaaatcaatagaagaagaagaatatgAACAAGATGACGATTATGActatgatgatgacgaagaagaagaagatgcaGAATTAATGAGAAATACTCGTGCCAATAAATACTTGCGTCTAATTAAAATgcaaagaaaatattgtcCTAATGAAGACGGATTCCTATTGAATGGAGATTTCAACCATCCAAGTATATTAAGAATGACTGATCCAAAATTAAGagataaaagatttaagaAATTGTCGGTATTTGAAAAGCAACTGTATAATCATTGTACTGAATTCCAATCGAAATTTGGTCCAagtttaaaagaatttggtTCTACTTTGTCATATGCAGATCTGATAAAAATTAGAGATCGTGGTCTAGAgagttatttttttctaccCAGcgttaatgataatattgatgaaatgGGAAATTTTAACCCAAGTTTTCTCATTAATGACAAATTAAATGTATCATTCACAAAATATAACAGATCATCTTCTACCATTTTGAATTACCCTGTAccctttaataataaaaaggtTGTTTATTTCGAAGTCAAAATTTATAAGTTCCCTAAAGATTCGAACACAATATTTAGCATTGGACTAATGACATCTCCATATCCTTATTTCATGATTCCAGGGAGAGCAAACTATTCAATTGGTTATGAATCAACtggtaaattatttagaaataatcCACTTGGCGACTCTAGTAAGATCTTACCAGAGTTGCAAGAAGGTGATACTGTAGGGTTTGgtttcaaatattcaacaggtactatttttataactcataatggtaataaagTTCTAGATGTGgcagaaaatattaatttggaCCTATACATCGGTATTGGTGCAATCAACACAACTTTATTTTCCTCTGTAACATCTAATCAATTCTCAGTTtcaaaagagaaaaaaattgaactAGACAATGAAAGTAGCAGTAGTGAGAGTCTAATAGATAGAATACCGATTagtaagaataaaaaaaatccaaGCTTTATATCGTCATCCGATGTGGTTCAATTACATCTAAATATTGGCCAACGTGGATATGTTTATCCAAAGGCAAATGCAAAAAAGTATTCTTTCGGTAGTAAGCATGGAGAAATTGGTGCTCCACCAAATTATGATGACGCTCTAACGGGACATGATAGACTAATAAACGTTTGTGGGAGTAATAGCAATTATTCTACACTACCAAGCACAGATGCAATCAGAAACATTCCATTGCCACCAAGATATTCAATGGAAAATTTCGAATTAAATACGCTATCTTGTATAGATcatgatgaaattgaaaacgATAATGACACAACTACTATTGTTGGACAGGATTATGAAGATACACATAACAATGATTCCGTATCAAATGACGTATACATAGGCTGTAGTTCTACTCAACCATCcattgataatgatattgatgaggtaaatgaaaatattattaatgattgtTCCTCGCAAGAGACTTGCATTGACGATACAAGAAATGAAGAGCAGGATTATCATAAATTACGGCATGGAAGTAACTTATCAGATGAATACCTGCTAAACCAATCTTCTGTAGAAAGTGTTAATATCAATGGTTTAGATGGCCCAATTGAGGAGAGAAGTCTGCTGGATTTACCATCTGATACTTTGTTACCCCAgttaattaatgaagaaattgaaactgaaacgaaaaaaaagaaaatcaaaaaaagcAAGAAATAA